A region from the Perca fluviatilis chromosome 16, GENO_Pfluv_1.0, whole genome shotgun sequence genome encodes:
- the si:dkeyp-69c1.9 gene encoding uncharacterized protein si:dkeyp-69c1.9, which translates to MFIKNADLRNPRHHHELFLRSRPYRGELPTVAGFLLYPDTPAKMETTSQEAFCFRPVSQHDRGKGDHIALNTQQESLRSHPTSSRQTGRENSSRGWKPGEDDQEGNHDQTAGTNERDTTKMQSQYQKDFPPPSSCCRRRTPAFPQPDNIGINPAFRIDFSTVQRENYPGWPIMSPMCARRLRAASTGKPNMKK; encoded by the exons ATGTTCATCAAAAATGCCGACTTGCGAAATCCCCGCCACCACCATGAATTATTTCTGCGTAGTCGACCCTACAGGGGGGAACTGCCGACAGTGGCAG GATTTCTCCTCTACCCGGACACTCCTGCTAAGATGGAGACCACATCACAAGAAGCTTTCTGCTTCAGACCCGTCTCACAACATGACAGAGGCAAAG GAGACCATATCGCCCTGAACACACAGCAGGAGTCCCTCCGTTCTCATCCCACATCCTCGAGACAAACAGGAAGAGAAAACAGCAGCAGGGGCTGGAAACCAGGGGAGGACGATCAAGAAGGCAACCATGATCAGACAGCAGGGACAAACGAAAGAGATACGACAAAGATGCAGTCTCAGTATCAGAAGGACTTCCCTCCTCCGTCCTCCTGCTGCAGAAGGCGAACACCTGCCTTCCCACAGCCAGACAACATCGGCATCAACCCTGCCTTTAG GATCGACTTTAGCACAGTGCAAAGAGAGAATTACCCTGGTTGGCCCATCATGAGTCCCATGTGTGCTCGGAGGCTGAGAGCGGCCTCGACTGGGAAACcaaacatgaaaaaataa
- the nectin1a gene encoding nectin cell adhesion molecule 1a isoform X2 has protein sequence MDSTGLWIFLITTCLIPGKNGQTVEMDDGKWGYVGSKVDLRCRFINSSPPVKISQVTWQKLVNGTKQNVAIANPSLGVSVAPPYRDRVTFKNAAVRRRTPTLEDTTITFSSLRLSDEFTYICEYTTFPAGNRENSVNLTVYVRPTTQMTLSTPTLVARSSNVKTPVATCISANGKPPSTIRWETRVPGEVTNREYRNSDGTFTVQSDYILVPSRETHKETLTCVTTYNEEVFTDSVTLDIQYEPDVSVDGFDGNWYLNRENVQLTCQADANPAVSLYQWRLSNGSLPSNAEIRDNVLTLKGPVTYDLQGTYVCDATNSIGTRSGSVEVSITEKPLPQIATGDVISVVALLLAAGVLMGITVTVLVLKIRSRKGDSSNDTPSRKLSQPLRKRPADDIQRNLCDQRICSGSALHECELAMLASSKPSEQC, from the exons ATGGACAGCACTGGACTTTGGATATTCCTGATAACAACTTGTCTCATTCCAG GAAAGAATGGCCAGACTGTGGAAATGGATGATGGGAAGTGGGGGTATGTCGGCTCAAAGGTGGATCTCCGTTGTCGGTTCATCAACAGCTCTCCGCCTGTCAAAATCTCACAG GTAACATGGCAGAAACTGGTGAATGGCACTAAACAGAACGTGGCAATCGCAAATCCCTCCctgggtgtgtctgtggccCCGCCCTACAGAGACCGTGTCACTTTCAAGAATGCAGCAGTGAGGCGGCGGACTCCGACTCTGGAAGACACCACCATCACTTTTTCCTCGCTCCGCCTTTCTGACGAGTTCACCTACATCTGTGAATACACCACGTTCCCTGCAGGGAACCGAGAAAACTCTGTAAACCTCACTGTCTATG TTCGCCCAACAACTCAGATGACTCTGTCCACGCCGACGCTGGTGGCTCGTTCATCCAATGTGAAAACACCGGTGGCCACCTGCATCTCTGCCAATGGAAAACCACCCAGTAcgatcag GTGGGAGACGAGGGTGCCGGGAGAAGTGACCAACCGGGAGTACAGGAACTCAGACGGTACGTTCACTGTCCAGAGTGACTACATTTTGGTGCCcagcagagaaacacacaaggAGACGCTCACCTGCGTCACCACCTATAACGAGGAGGTCTTCACTGACAGCGTCACCCTCGATATTCAGT ATGAGCCAGACGTTTCAGTGGATGGGTTTGATGGAAACTGGTACCTGAACCGAGAGAATGTCCAGCTGACCTGCCAAGCTGATGCCAACCCGGCCGTCTCTCTGTATCAGTGGAGACT GAGTAATGGCTCCTTACCGAGCAATGCTGAGATCCGAGACAACGTCCTTACCCTTAAAGGGCCGGTCACGTACGACCTGCAAGGCACCTATGTGTGTGATGCAACCAACAGCATCGGGACACGATCGGGCTCTGTGGAGGTCAGCATTACAG AAAAGCCTCTACCGCAGATAGCAACGGGTGATGTCATCAGCGTAGTCGCCTTATTACTGGCTGCTGGAGTGCTCATGGGCATTACTGTCACAGTCCTGGTGCTCAAAATAAGAAGTAGAAAAGGCGACTCCTC AAATGACACTCCGTCCAGAAAACTGTCCCAACCATTAAGGAAAAGACCAGCAGATGATATCCAG AGGAATCTGTGTGATCAGAGGATTTGCTCAGGGAGTGCTTTGCATGAATGTGAACTTGCCATGTTGGCCAGTTCCAAACCGTCTGAACAGTGCTGA
- the bud13 gene encoding BUD13 homolog: protein MMAASYGSSGPELSKAEYLKRYLSADEDAKKSKGKLKKKRRKVPEKGLKIVDDDIDWKQMAIEEKEIEEDEEEAPVIAEMIDDRPEEVKQLEAFRTSNRWKVIGADENEDTEEGEGGEYQHQRSCHDSLDASPQRRGRHDSPDISPPRRGRHDSPDTSPPRRGHHDSPEISPPRSGRHDSPGLSPSRSGKSGKSQSKDSSPGRRKPRSSLSSKKLSEPDPHRSQLAKRAQNKHDSDSDQSPPRKKPLKGEASDSDQSPPRRHSKTKRGSDSDQLPPRRRPRSGKDSDEDLSPPRRPGQSQGPRMLSGGKAGLVSVDVLRKEQEENRRREKINQPLEDQSRNAKTVFRDKSGKRRDLDTEREEQKRKAGEKAAKDEKYAQWGKGLAQGQMHQQKLEDAVHEAQKPLARNRDDEDLDRMLREQERDGDPMAAMLRRKKDRNTKTQDKPRYKGPPPPPNRFNILPGHRWDGVDRSNGFEQKRYSRMADKKAVQEEAYKWSVEDM from the exons ATGATGGCCGCTTCATATGGCAGCAGTGGACCAGAGCTATCTAAAGCTGAGTACCTAAAACGTTATTTATCCGCCGACGAAGATGCAAAGAAGTCAAAGGGGAAGCTTAAAAAGAAACGACGTAAGGTTCCTGAAAAAGG ACTTAAAATAGTAGACGATGACATAGACTGGAAACAGATGGCCATAGAGGAGAAGGAGATTGAAGAAGACGAAGAGGAAGCTCCAGTG ATTGCTGAGATGATTGACGATCGACCAGAGGAAGTGAAACAGCTGGAAGCCTTCAGAACCAGCAATAGATGGAAAGTGATTGGAG CTGATGAAAATGAAGACACCGAAGAGGGGGAAGGAGGAGAGTATCAACATCAACGTAGTTGCCATGACTCCCTAGACGCATCGCCCCAAAGAAGAGGTCGTCATGACTCTCCAGACATATCCCCTCCCAGAAGAGGTCGCCATGACTCCCCAGACACATCCCCCCCAAGGAGGGGTCATCATGACTCTCCAGAGATATCTCCTCCCAGAAGTGGTCGCCATGACTCTCCAGGCTTGTCCCCTTCTAGGTCAGGGAAATCGGGGAAGTCACAAAGTAAAG ATTCATCCCCTGGCAGAAGAAAGCCCAGATCATCATTATCAAGTAAAAAACTTTCTGAACCTGATCCTCATCGGTCACAACTGGCAAAGAGGGCTCAGAACAAGCATGATTCAGACTCTGACCAGTCACCTCCTCGAAAAAAGCCCCTAAAAGGAGAAGCTTCAGACTCCGACCAATCGCCTCCAAGGAGGCACTCAAAAACAAAACGAGGCTCTGATTCTGATCAGTTGCCACCCAGGAGGCGGCCGCGGAGTGGAAAGGACTCGGATGAAGATCTGTCACCACCTCGTAGGCCTGGCCAGTCACAG GGTCCGAGGATGCTTTCTGGTGGGAAGGCAGGTCTGGTTTCTGTAGATGTTTTAAggaaggagcaggaggagaaCCGACGCAGAGAAAAAATCAACCAGCCACTGGAAG ATCAATCCCGCAATGCCAAGACGGTGTTCCGAGACAAGAGTGGTAAAAGGAGGGATTTGGATACAGAGAGGGAAGAACAGAAGAGGAAAGCTGGAGAAAAAGCAGCAAAGGATGAGAAATATGCTCAGTGGGGGAAAGG GTTGGCCCAGGGCCAGATGCATCAGCAGAAACTTGAAGATGCCGTGCATGAAGCCCAGAAGCCGctggcacgtaaccgcgatGACGAGGATCTTGACCGCATGTTGAGAGAGCAGGAAAGGGATGGAGATCCGATGGCTGCGATGCTGAGGCGGAAAAAAGACCGCAATACGAAGACACAag ACAAACCTCGATATAAAGGCCCACCACCACCTCCAAACCGCTTTAATATTCTACCAGGCCATCGCTGGGATGGAGTTGACAG GTCAAATGGTTTTGAACAGAAACGCTACTCACGAATGGCGGATAAAAAAGCCGTCCAGGAGGAAGCATATAAATGGAGTGTGGAGGACATGTAA
- the snrnp35 gene encoding U11/U12 small nuclear ribonucleoprotein 35 kDa protein, producing the protein MVDWSPIAKVYDPLKAGSIDGTDVEPHDRAVWRAMGARYKPNKGVVGDPLLTLFVYRLNPQTTEDKLHQVFSKYGDIQRLRLVRDIVTGFSKGYAFIEYKEERSVVRARRDANKLVVDQHEVAVDFEQERALKGWVPRRLGGGQGGKKESGQLRFGGRDRPFRKPINLGVGSVQERGGGGGGREWDRPGARDREDRDRHRETDWGSRGRRDDRDRARERDDRRQGDRSRPRDRR; encoded by the coding sequence ATGGTTGACTGGAGTCCGATAGCGAAGGTGTACGACCCGCTGAAAGCTGGGAGCATCGACGGCACGGACGTGGAGCCCCATGACCGGGCGGTATGGCGAGCTATGGGTGCCCGCTATAAGCCCAACAAAGGCGTTGTTGGAGACCCACTGCTCACCCTGTTTGTGTACCGTCTGAACCCCCAAACAACAGAGGACAAACTGCACCAAGTGTTCTCCAAGTACGGAGACATTCAGCGGCTCCGGCTGGTCCGGGACATCGTCACGGGCTTCTCCAAAGGATACGCCTTCATTGAGTACAAGGAGGAGCGGTCTGTTGTCCGGGCACGCCGGGACGCCAACAAACTGGTGGTTGACCAGCACGAAGTGGCTGTGGATTTTGAACAAGAGAGGGCTCTCAAGGGATGGGTCCCCCGACGGCTAGGCGGCGGTCAGGGGGGGAAGAAAGAGTCCGGACAGCTGCGGTTCGGCGGCAGGGACAGGCCTTTCCGTAAACCCATTAACCTCGGGGTCGGTTCCGTGCAGGAACGGGGAGGcggtggaggagggagggagtgggATAGACCAGGGGCGAGAGACAGGGAGGACCGGGACCGACACAGAGAGACCGATTGGGGCAGCAGAGGTAGGAGAGATGACCGGGACAGAGCCAGGGAGAGGGATGACcgcagacagggagacaggagCAGGCCTCGGGACAGGAGATGA
- the nectin1a gene encoding nectin cell adhesion molecule 1a isoform X1, producing the protein MDSTGLWIFLITTCLIPGKNGQTVEMDDGKWGYVGSKVDLRCRFINSSPPVKISQVTWQKLVNGTKQNVAIANPSLGVSVAPPYRDRVTFKNAAVRRRTPTLEDTTITFSSLRLSDEFTYICEYTTFPAGNRENSVNLTVYVRPTTQMTLSTPTLVARSSNVKTPVATCISANGKPPSTIRWETRVPGEVTNREYRNSDGTFTVQSDYILVPSRETHKETLTCVTTYNEEVFTDSVTLDIQYEPDVSVDGFDGNWYLNRENVQLTCQADANPAVSLYQWRLSNGSLPSNAEIRDNVLTLKGPVTYDLQGTYVCDATNSIGTRSGSVEVSITEKPLPQIATGDVISVVALLLAAGVLMGITVTVLVLKIRSRKGDSSNDTPSRKLSQPLRKRPADDIQHPGRFYEELPNTADYVSYRLACNKEDYPEPYSPPIKPPLSFLPQHPYNSSQPTTATSSSGTNTPKNTSSPPLPPSHTTAIFKYPSVSGLASPPPGVVAYTFPKEQYV; encoded by the exons ATGGACAGCACTGGACTTTGGATATTCCTGATAACAACTTGTCTCATTCCAG GAAAGAATGGCCAGACTGTGGAAATGGATGATGGGAAGTGGGGGTATGTCGGCTCAAAGGTGGATCTCCGTTGTCGGTTCATCAACAGCTCTCCGCCTGTCAAAATCTCACAG GTAACATGGCAGAAACTGGTGAATGGCACTAAACAGAACGTGGCAATCGCAAATCCCTCCctgggtgtgtctgtggccCCGCCCTACAGAGACCGTGTCACTTTCAAGAATGCAGCAGTGAGGCGGCGGACTCCGACTCTGGAAGACACCACCATCACTTTTTCCTCGCTCCGCCTTTCTGACGAGTTCACCTACATCTGTGAATACACCACGTTCCCTGCAGGGAACCGAGAAAACTCTGTAAACCTCACTGTCTATG TTCGCCCAACAACTCAGATGACTCTGTCCACGCCGACGCTGGTGGCTCGTTCATCCAATGTGAAAACACCGGTGGCCACCTGCATCTCTGCCAATGGAAAACCACCCAGTAcgatcag GTGGGAGACGAGGGTGCCGGGAGAAGTGACCAACCGGGAGTACAGGAACTCAGACGGTACGTTCACTGTCCAGAGTGACTACATTTTGGTGCCcagcagagaaacacacaaggAGACGCTCACCTGCGTCACCACCTATAACGAGGAGGTCTTCACTGACAGCGTCACCCTCGATATTCAGT ATGAGCCAGACGTTTCAGTGGATGGGTTTGATGGAAACTGGTACCTGAACCGAGAGAATGTCCAGCTGACCTGCCAAGCTGATGCCAACCCGGCCGTCTCTCTGTATCAGTGGAGACT GAGTAATGGCTCCTTACCGAGCAATGCTGAGATCCGAGACAACGTCCTTACCCTTAAAGGGCCGGTCACGTACGACCTGCAAGGCACCTATGTGTGTGATGCAACCAACAGCATCGGGACACGATCGGGCTCTGTGGAGGTCAGCATTACAG AAAAGCCTCTACCGCAGATAGCAACGGGTGATGTCATCAGCGTAGTCGCCTTATTACTGGCTGCTGGAGTGCTCATGGGCATTACTGTCACAGTCCTGGTGCTCAAAATAAGAAGTAGAAAAGGCGACTCCTC AAATGACACTCCGTCCAGAAAACTGTCCCAACCATTAAGGAAAAGACCAGCAGATGATATCCAG CACCCAGGGCGGTTTTATGAAGAGCTTCCAAACACAGCTGATTATGTAAGCTACAGACTGGCCTGCAACAAAGAGGACTACCCAGAGCCCTACTCCCCTCCCATCAAGCCTCCTCTCTCATTTTTGCCCCAACACCCCTATAACTCCTCACAACCAACCACTGCAACCAGCAGCAGTGGCACCAACACGCCAAAAaacacctcctctcctcctcttcctccttcacaCACCACGGCCATCTTTAAGTACCCCTCGGTATCAGGCCTGGCTTCACCTCCCCCGGGAGTGGTGGCGTACACTTTTCCCAAAGAGCAGTACGTCTGA